In the genome of Juglans microcarpa x Juglans regia isolate MS1-56 chromosome 6S, Jm3101_v1.0, whole genome shotgun sequence, the window ctggcatgcattgtgtagacatgagctatattttgtcatgttgtttctgaaatctgaaaaagagcgatattgaaaatctcaaatattatGCATTGATTTACAAAGATTCTCtggcttttgttttcaatatgtgagtatgatttgaatatgttttggtactttgttttgttttgatatggcatctgaaaacctttggcatggtatactgattttgtatctgactctgtctctgctctgttatgctatGCTCTgctttgtttgggttggtaccaacttctctgtctctgagtgcacccactttagaaaaaaaaatgatttttatgtggtctttcatgtgtgcacactcagggttCCGAGagtaataagggaaagatttcacctctgtctctgcttggtttggccaccagggttagtacaatcctaccacgggagACATGGCCTCTActctgtgagatgctctgttttgatgtgatgatgatgctcaggttatgttatgccaaagtactctgggttttatgttacttaaaatcatcgctctgttacgttcaaaaacatgttttgtgctgcatgataactctaaaaaacattttgttttgcatactatactttgtaaatgtttatatttatatgttagtatatgttctctgcttattgagttgttgataactcacccacttatcttcataatattttcaaatgatgtggagagtccaactgaggaccatGATTAGGAATTGTGAGCATGACTAAGCTGAGGAGAGGATGTCGAGTACCCTAGGGTAGTACTGTTAAAAGAAGGATTTCTGATgtcttttaaatttgatatcgtttagatttaattatgtttttggtttagtAGGACTTATGGATTTATCAATTTGGTATGTTATGACTactgggagattgtggacctcttggtttattattattgcagtaatgactttgtgAAGTTTATAATGTGTTTACTTAGAAAATATGAAATTGATTATTGCTTATTAGATCTTTGGAGATTTTAGATATGTTGGaagacatgtttataagtgacatgTAGTAATTTTCAGACCCATCCAGTTATGGGGCATTACATCAATTCTTTAGATTGGACCAATCACTTCTCAAggtgaaaatacaaaatatgagaTCCAAAGATAGAAGGAGGATCTCAAGCgttatatttcttcttctttctgatgATGATAAGAAATCTGTAATCTCGttaatataaattaacaaaattgagtccacagaaaaaaaaaaaaaaaattaagcctTCCATGCACCAGATcgaaactattatttttaaatccacATTTAGTAAAGACCCAAGTGAGTCATCGCGATTATGTTTACCGGGTCTACATTATCAACACATGATATGGAAAGACTCTTTTCTCCATTCCCCCCCTCCCACCTGTCGAGGACATTGACTCTGCCATCAACTTACAAATGGATCGTTTCCAACCTAATGACTATTTCCGCTATCATTTTGAACGATTTTAATGGGAAGTTATTCTCTCAAAATCACCATACACCACAAATTTTTTCCCTTCAAgtgcaaaaacaaaaattaaaaatcctgCGGTTTCCGGTTATAAAAAGAAGAGCAGTTTTTTACTTTAAAACACAGGGGAAAGAAGAAACTGTATTAACCTCTATTCTTAAGTTATATtcgaaggggaaaaaaataaaaaataaaaatgggtgTTTTAATTCGCCCTTTACTTCTTCCATTTGTTCTTTTCTGTATGTTTCAAACGCCTGCCCTTGCCGTTAAAAAGGTAACtacattttgattttttgattcATATGATGGTTCTAAAGCTTTTGCTTTATGAGTAAGTAAGTTTTGAATGTCTGCGCACATGTGGGTGATTCATCTGTATGTTCCATTGAATCTGTGTTCTTAAGTCTTCCATCAATGACCCTACTTTTTTTATGCTTTCGATGCAGTCTTATATAGTGTACATGGGAGGACATTCAACTGTCCTGGAGTCTTCGTTTGCTGACGTTAAAGCTATAACGAATTCTCATTACGAGCTTCTTGGATCACTATTAGGAAGGTATAAAATCATGTGATAGCATGTTGTGAATAATAGtctgtttttttcttcatattgaAGAGGAATGTCAGTTTTGATGCTTGTAAATTTGTTGCACAGCCCTCAGAAGGCTCAGGATGCAATGTTTTACTCGTACCAAAGATATATTAATGGATTTGCAGCAAACCTCGAGGAGGAAGAAGCAGCAGAGATTGCAAGTGAGCAATACAGTTTTATACGTTGCtgtgtatatttttaatttttttaaaaaagaaagaaagaggattGATGACACaaatttgctctgtttttttttttttttttttttttttttgtggtcgCGTCTCTGCTGCAGTATAAATGAATTTAAGACAGTTAAACACAATATGTGAGAACGGATTTGTTTTTGTCAATTGCAGAGGATCCAAATGTAGTATCAGTTTTATTAAACCAAGGAAGAAAACTGCACACAACAAGGTCATGGGATTTTATGGGACTTGAGAGAAATGGAGCAATTCCAGCCGATTCAGCATGGAACATTGCCAAGTTCGGGGAAAATACAATAATTGGAAACTTCGACACCGGTGAGTTATATATTCTTCTCGACTAGATCaataagattatatataaaatcctAGCTGTTGTTATTTGTCAATTTGCACACAATCTTGGgggactttttctttttgtgtgtaTGTATTCTTATTAATGGCCGGGGttcatgtgatatatatatatacacacacgtagGTGTTTGGCCGGAATCGGAAAGCTTCAACGATGAAGGGATGGGTCCCATCCCGTCGAAGTGGCGCGGCGTCTGTCAAAGTGAAAACAATGATGGAGTTCGTTGCAACAggtcattttatataatttttttgttttttgccttttgttttaGTGTCTCCAACCAAACATTAATGAACAgctatgtatatatgtatgtatgtatgcatgcatgcaggaagCTGATCGGCGTAAGGTACTTCAACAAAGGTTATGCTGCATATGCAGCCAATCGCAATATTCAACTGAACGCCTCCACCTTCACAGCTCGAGACCACAGCGGACATGGAACCCATACCTTATCTACGGCAGGCGGTAGCTTTGTACCGGGAGCTAATGTCTTAGGATATGGTAATGGCACCGCCAAGGGTGGATCGCCCAAGGCCCGTGTGGCTGCCTACAAGGTCTGCTGGCCACCGGTCGATGGCGGTGAGTGTTTTGACGCGGATATCATGGCTGCCATTGATGCTGCAATAGCCGATGGCGTTGATGTGATGTCATTATCTCTGGGTAGCGGCCCTCAGGAATTTTTTGGAGATGGGATAGCATTAGCCTCCTTCCATGCTATTAAAAATGGCATCACTGTGGTTACCTCCGCTGGCAACGATGGGCCTGGTCCTGGGACTGTTACAAATATCGCGCCATGGATGCTCACGGTTGGAGCTAGTACCATGGACCGAGATTTCACTAGTTATGTTTCTCTTGGCAACAAGATGCATatcaaggtatttttttttttccgtcaaAATAtcggctagctagctagcctttcatatatattcataagaGAAACTGCAATTTTACTGACATATTTGATCCAAATGGTCGTTTAATTAATTTCTAGGGATCAAGCCTTTCTGTTACAGCCCTGCCGTCTGATAAATTATTTCCATTGACCAGTGCTGCAGATGCTAAAGCTGCTAATGCATCCGCTGATGATGCGTAagcacaaataatatttaatgctCCTGTCTTCCTTATATCACTAAACTAGgaattattttgattaaaattcccttgcatgcatgcagtctaCTGTGTCAGGCTGGAGCTCTTGATCCCACGAAGGTGAAAGGCAAGATTTTGGTGTGTATTCGAGGGTGAATGCAAGAGTTGACAAGGGGTATCAGGCTTATTTAGCAGGTGCTGTGGGTATGATATTGGCTAATAATGTGAGCGATGGGAATGGAATTCTAGCAGATGCTCATTTGCTCCCTGCTTCACATATTAGTTACACTGACGGCCAACATGTCTTGGCTTACATTCGCAGTACCAAGTACGCGCTATATACGACTTTGTCCTTCCCTGTCTTTCGCCATTTTTAcaactcatcatcatctttttGAAACTCCATCGACAATATATACCAGTCgacaattaattttatgtatggATCGATCATGTGTATCATATATGTAGGAACCCAGTAGCTTCCATAACTCCTGTAATGACACAACTAGACACAAAGCCAGCTCCAATAATGGCTTCATTCTCATCAGTGGGACCCAATCTCGTTGAACCAGCAATCCTCAAGGTCTGGCTAATATTTAAGCATAACAGTCAATCATCTCGGTCGatagattttcttttactttttgtgatttttactatacatattatatatttttctttttggtactAAAATTTCAGCCTGATATAACTGCACCTGGGGTGAGTGTAATGGCTGCCTACAGCGAAGCAGTAAGCCCAACCGATATAGAATTTGATAAACGCCGTGTTCCTTTCAATTCGGTCTCTGGCACTTCCATGTCCTGCCCTCATGTTTCTGGCATTGTTGGCCTCATTAAATCGGTCCATCCTAGCTGGAGTCCAGCAGCTATCAAATCGGCAATCATGACCACCGGTGGAAACATCTTACTCCATTAATATCTGATCATGATCTCTCATGCACGTAGTTTCATGCatgaaaatatcaattaatttattataatattgataATGACTTGTTAATTTTGCTTGCATGCATGCTGCAGCAAAAACCCGTGATAACAACATGCAGCCAATTCGGGACTCGTCCAATCTGAAAGCCACGCCACTGGATTATGGTGCAGGACATGTGCAACCAAACCGTGCAATGGACCCGGGACTGGTTTATGATCTCACTGTGGATGACTACTTCAACTTTTTATGTGCTCGGGGCTATAACAAGACCTTGATGCGATTATTTTCGGATAAGCCATATGAATGTCCCAAGTCTTTCCGCCTGGAAAATTTCAATTACCCTTCGATCACTGTTCCTAATCTCATTGCAAACCCCGTGACTGTTACGAGAACAGTAACCAATGTTGGTTCTGCGAACGGTGGTGCGTACAAGGTTAGTGTGAAGGAACCGGCAGGGGTTATGGTGTCAGTTGAACCTACTTCACTGGATTTTAAATCAATCGGTGAAAAGAAGAGCTTCAAGGCTACTTTCAAACTCAAGACCTCATCTAAGATTGAAGATTTTGTATTTGGACAGTTGGTGTGGTCAGATGGCAAACACGTCGTCAGGAGTCCTATTGCAGTCAGCTCCACTGGCGATCAAATAAAGATTAGCTAGGCCGTcatgaatttaatttattaaattatttgctACCTCttcatcaaaattaaattatttataagtactTAGctatgcatgcaatatgcatgcattgtttctgaataacaaatgaaataggCGTCTTTGTATTCATTCATAAGTTatgattatgattatttttatttgttatttttttgggtaTTCGAGTATACGACTTTTAGTGGATTCTTCTCTTCCCCTGTTTCTTCtagaaaagcaaaaaagataaaacctcggggaataataataaaaaaaaaaacaacaactcATTTCTGTAATCATATATAGGTagatccaaaattaaaaaagtacttgTAGCAAGAAGAagtgaattgaaataaaattaaaattaaaaagagagagagagagagagagagagagagaagaagaagaaaaaaaaaaacaaaaaaagccaGTGAGAAGCACACCACGTATAGAGTAGCACAAATTAGTCTACTTCTCCTTTTGAATTGTACCACTCGTCAATGGGTTTAAATAGCTTAGAAGAAGATTATCGGTTCAGAATCTTTTGAATTTGTAATCAGAAATTGAATTATTGAAACCAAATATCACCCGCAagaccccaaaaaaaaaaaaaaattgaagtctAAAAATGAATGAAGGTTGTCGTCAGCCACCAAAAAGAAAGCCTGCTGCCTGCTCTTCATTACCATCAAACAATTTAAGGGCTTGTATGACTGCATCTCTTCCAAACCCAAGCTCAACAAGCTTTGCCACTTTGTCTTCAAAAACAGGTCCCTGCAGCACCCATATAAATCATATCATATTTATCACcaaattaattactaaattaagTTCATCAATCAATGTAAGCCCTTGGTTAGCAAGACCATATCGAGGTCAACAATCAAAATTCAATAGGATTTGCAAACCCTGCTGCTGCTAATGTTCTCCTATAGATAGTTGCAGCGATTAACCATGCAATAACATATAACAACCAACACAAATTAATTCCGCATGCAGTATGGTTGGAAAAATTCTTGATAGCAAGTTTACCTGGGCCACATCATCACGAGACCCGCCTGTACGCAAAAGATGACCAACAAAAGactatgaataaaattattgcaTGGTCAAACAAGAAATGCATAATTTAGTATCCTAtagcaaatattttattatacacCGTGACTAACCAGAAGATTGACCTCCTACCGGGACAACATTATTGCTCCTAACTGTTGTTCCTGATGTCCCCTGAAGAGCAGTAGATGAAAACAATAGTTAGAGACCAAAATGGTATTTTACTCATTGCTACTATACATCACCAAATGTACATTAGAAaacgagaattttttttttttttacaagtaataagatattttatggatcagaaagtaggcatagcccaagtacactggaagtatacatgtgaatacacctatttaggaactagaaacagttacaaggaagtcatggaagctgagaccattcaaatctagagcaatggcccacataaataaagtcttccaaaaaaaaactcctaaactcttccaaggagcgttcatgatcctcaaaatgTCTATCGTTTCTTTCACACCAAATGCAGCAAAGAATACATAAAGGAGCCATCTTCCacgaaaacaagaaaaattaaagcatAATTTCCAGTAGCTGTGCTTGAAATGAcaataatgatatttattttatttttctgaaacatcatttgccccattgtttttttttttttttttccaataaataTCCTAGCCCAAAATTAAGGAACTTGTTAAGGTGAACATGACTTTCAAATTGCCCAAGGACTTCTCCTCTGATTCAGGAAATACATGTCCAAGGTCAAGTGCCTTCCTTAATTTGCGAAGATCTGTCATTCTAAAGATTTTAAACCCAAAATTAACTCCTATCTTGGTGTGGGCTTGTATCGACAAGACCAACTACTTTCAATTTAAACGCCTTGGGGGAATCTGTGTAAAGTTCACACTTTACTGAGCCAATAAATTGCCGCCGAAAGGCGACAAAGATTCAGCCAATTTCACTTTTCTTGAATCTATATTACCACTTGCACAAATTGAATGTGAATGCATTTTTCCTCTTTGCACAAATTGAACTGTAAAGTCCACACTTTAGTGAGCTAATAAAAATTCCAGCTGCGTTTAAAAAGTTTTGCGTAATGCATAGCCCCATATTACCATTCCCCCTAATCAAAATTGAATGTGCATTCAATGTTTACTGTGTAATTGTCACGGCTTTAAAAAGGGATACGGATGAATGGctctttttctctccgtacatcCAAAAACTCTAATGAAGGAAAATCCTAGTTTTTTCTTCTGGTGATTTTCTGGTGTATGTAGTGGTAGTTAGTGATTGATTGTAGTGAGTTATGGGTACTGTGAAGCAGATTCTCATTGAATCTAAAGTTTTTGAGGTATTAAGGGATGGGAGGTTTGTTTATTTGATTGAGAAAGGATGGAAGGTGGTGAAAGAGATTAGACTGGGGTTAGGCACGGCATGGTGGTTCATCAAAGCGTTGGAGGATTGCTTGAAGACTGTGAGGAAGGACTTTTATTCTGCACATAGGGAAGGAGATAGGGGCTATGTTGCACAGAGGCATCACAACTCAAGAGGTTCCTTCATGGCAGTGATGGAATATGGCAGTGGTGGGTATCGAAACTTCTTATTCATACCAGAAGATAGGGAGGGAAGGGGTGGAGGAAGCTGGGGGAGACTATGAGGGAGGTTGCATGGACAGGTGGTCCTGTGCCCCAGCCACCACAACAACCACCATTTCGGTCATACCGAGAGGCACTGCTACACAAAGGCAGTACAAGGGGAGGCCATAGTTCTGACACCTTGACATGCTCAAGAGGTGGAGCAGGCCTGCAAAGGAGGGTCGCCACTTATGAGGGAGTGCAGGCTCGAGAGAAAGGTGATAGAGTGGTTGTCGGTTTGTTTGAGGAAAAGGAGTTGCGTGCACTACAGGAGATGAAATGTCAGATAGATTTGTTGCAACGGAATATCAATGGATTGTTACAGTGTGCAAAGGAGAAAAGACGAATGGGCTTGGGACTGGGAGTGGGCTGTGGTCCAAGTGATGATAAGAGGAAATTTGTTCCAGCAGGGGAAGAAGCTAGCATACGGGAAGAAGTCTTTTGTTGGGATCAGTTTGGAAAGAAGAATTTCGTGGGCCATGAAGAAGACTGGAAGGGGAAGAAGGTTGCTCATGGGCCGGGCCCAAGTAGAGGCCCACGTAAGGTCTGGAAGCAGAGAGGCCCGATTTCGGGCAGTGTATCAGGTGAACTAGTGGTACCCGATACTCCTACTCCGGGCCCGAGTGATGAGTCGAGTCTGACACAGAAAGGGCCGACCACTTCAGGCGAC includes:
- the LOC121237213 gene encoding LOW QUALITY PROTEIN: subtilisin-like protease SBT5.4 (The sequence of the model RefSeq protein was modified relative to this genomic sequence to represent the inferred CDS: inserted 1 base in 1 codon), encoding MGVLIRPLLLPFVLFCMFQTPALAVKKSYIVYMGGHSTVLESSFADVKAITNSHYELLGSLLGSPQKAQDAMFYSYQRYINGFAANLEEEEAAEIAKDPNVVSVLLNQGRKLHTTRSWDFMGLERNGAIPADSAWNIAKFGENTIIGNFDTGVWPESESFNDEGMGPIPSKWRGVCQSENNDGVRCNRKLIGVRYFNKGYAAYAANRNIQLNASTFTARDHSGHGTHTLSTAGGSFVPGANVLGYGNGTAKGGSPKARVAAYKVCWPPVDGGECFDADIMAAIDAAIADGVDVMSLSLGSGPQEFFGDGIALASFHAIKNGITVVTSAGNDGPGPGTVTNIAPWMLTVGASTMDRDFTSYVSLGNKMHIKGSSLSVTALPSDKLFPLTSAADAKAANASADDALLCQAGALDPTKVKGKILVCIRGXNARVDKGYQAYLAGAVGMILANNVSDGNGILADAHLLPASHISYTDGQHVLAYIRSTKNPVASITPVMTQLDTKPAPIMASFSSVGPNLVEPAILKPDITAPGVSVMAAYSEAVSPTDIEFDKRRVPFNSVSGTSMSCPHVSGIVGLIKSVHPSWSPAAIKSAIMTTAKTRDNNMQPIRDSSNLKATPLDYGAGHVQPNRAMDPGLVYDLTVDDYFNFLCARGYNKTLMRLFSDKPYECPKSFRLENFNYPSITVPNLIANPVTVTRTVTNVGSANGGAYKVSVKEPAGVMVSVEPTSLDFKSIGEKKSFKATFKLKTSSKIEDFVFGQLVWSDGKHVVRSPIAVSSTGDQIKIS